Proteins from a single region of Stappia sp. ES.058:
- a CDS encoding M17 family metallopeptidase: MRQSLRAFDPALNPVPLHLVDKAGCTEALGRLGSRAGEWAAANGFEAAVGQLLLVPGEGGSAAAALFGVADPEDPGFAAGDLARKLPAGDYALQLEGNARQETLLAFALSSYRFDRYRRPSTQRPPVIVLDKGDDAEALGILLDGVSLARDLINTPANDLGPAELAAAARELFAIHGGSTRVVEGEALVADGFPMIHAVGRASSRAPRLVDAVWGADDAPKVTLVGKGVVFDTGGLDIKPASGMALMKKDMGGAANVLGLASMIMAANLPVRLRVLIPAVENAISGSAFRPGDILDSRKGLRVEIGNTDAEGRLVLGDALTLADEEKPEILIDMATLTGAARVALGPELPPFFTDDEVFAGVLATKADETRDPLWRLPLWRPYESYLESRVADINHINTSGAGFAGSITAALFLSRFVEHAATWVHFDIYGWSPAERPARPAGGEAQGIRALFALLTERFA, encoded by the coding sequence TTGCGCCAGTCCCTGCGTGCCTTCGATCCCGCCCTGAACCCGGTTCCCCTTCACCTCGTCGACAAGGCGGGCTGCACCGAGGCGCTCGGGCGGCTGGGGTCTCGTGCCGGCGAATGGGCCGCCGCCAACGGGTTCGAGGCCGCAGTCGGTCAACTCCTGCTGGTGCCGGGCGAGGGCGGTTCGGCGGCGGCCGCACTGTTCGGCGTGGCCGACCCTGAGGATCCGGGCTTTGCCGCCGGAGATCTGGCGCGCAAGCTTCCCGCCGGCGATTACGCGCTTCAGCTTGAGGGCAATGCGCGGCAGGAAACGCTGCTCGCCTTCGCGCTTTCGTCCTACCGGTTCGATCGCTACCGGAGACCATCGACGCAGCGCCCGCCGGTCATCGTCCTCGATAAAGGCGATGATGCCGAGGCGCTCGGCATTCTTCTCGACGGCGTCTCGCTTGCCCGCGACCTGATCAATACGCCGGCAAATGACCTCGGTCCTGCCGAGCTCGCAGCCGCCGCGCGCGAGCTTTTCGCCATTCATGGCGGGTCGACTCGCGTGGTGGAAGGCGAGGCGCTGGTTGCCGACGGATTCCCGATGATCCACGCGGTGGGCCGCGCCAGCAGTCGTGCGCCACGTCTGGTCGACGCGGTCTGGGGCGCGGACGATGCGCCGAAGGTGACGCTGGTCGGCAAGGGCGTGGTGTTTGATACCGGCGGTCTCGACATCAAGCCGGCAAGCGGCATGGCCTTGATGAAGAAGGACATGGGCGGCGCGGCCAATGTGCTGGGTCTTGCCTCCATGATCATGGCGGCGAACCTGCCGGTGCGCCTGCGCGTGCTGATTCCGGCCGTCGAGAACGCCATTTCCGGCTCGGCCTTCCGTCCGGGCGACATCCTCGACAGCCGCAAGGGTTTGCGGGTCGAGATCGGCAACACGGATGCGGAGGGCCGGCTTGTGCTGGGCGATGCACTCACGCTTGCCGACGAGGAAAAGCCCGAGATCCTGATCGACATGGCGACGCTGACGGGCGCGGCGCGTGTCGCGCTTGGCCCCGAACTGCCGCCGTTCTTTACCGACGACGAGGTCTTTGCCGGTGTCCTCGCCACAAAGGCGGACGAAACGCGCGATCCGCTGTGGCGTCTGCCGTTGTGGCGTCCCTACGAGAGCTATCTTGAGAGCCGTGTCGCAGACATCAATCACATCAACACCAGCGGTGCGGGTTTTGCCGGGTCGATCACCGCGGCCCTGTTTCTGTCCCGCTTTGTCGAACACGCGGCGACCTGGGTGCATTTCGACATCTATGGCTGGTCGCCCGCCGAGCGTCCGGCCCGTCCCGCCGGCGGCGAGGCACAGGGGATCCGGGCGCTGTTCGCGCTGCTAACGGAGCGCTTTGCGTGA
- a CDS encoding MarR family transcriptional regulator → MGVEIRPSQALRLWHDVTMALVTDGDKDLTARQTAILLTVYLESPPHTVRGLAARLNVTKPVITRALDTLGAMKLLSRKRDEADRRNVVITRTVAGALYLEEIADTIVAKAATMPR, encoded by the coding sequence ATGGGTGTCGAAATACGGCCCTCTCAGGCGTTGCGCCTGTGGCACGACGTCACGATGGCGCTTGTCACCGATGGCGACAAGGACCTGACGGCGCGCCAAACGGCGATCCTGCTGACAGTCTATCTGGAATCGCCACCGCACACGGTACGCGGGCTGGCCGCCCGGCTGAATGTCACCAAGCCGGTGATCACCCGTGCGCTCGACACGCTGGGCGCGATGAAGCTCCTGTCGCGCAAGCGCGACGAGGCGGATCGCCGCAACGTCGTGATCACGCGAACGGTTGCCGGCGCGCTCTATCTGGAAGAGATTGCCGATACGATCGTTGCCAAGGCCGCGACGATGCCCCGCTGA
- a CDS encoding NlpC/P60 family protein, protein MPDASFASLDRRVHPVRPDLAAESYRGRVPADRFAPGVAMRVAADSVAVRPAPDPARSIDTEALHGEIVTVYEMRGDGWAWGQLETDDYVGYLPADALGPAGAQPTHRVAALRSYRYPEAELKCPPLGLLSMGARVRVTGQATTRGLAFALLEDGSAMVARHLVPLAHRAADWVGVAEAFLGTPYLWGGRTSLGLDCSALIQLAAAAGGLNIPRDTDMQEREAGEQLDITAGLPALARGDLVFWKGHVGIAQGGGTLLHANGHTMSVASEPLAPAVERIARNEWGTVTTVRRPAF, encoded by the coding sequence ATGCCAGACGCTTCTTTCGCCTCTCTCGACCGCCGTGTTCATCCGGTCCGCCCGGATCTTGCGGCTGAGAGCTACCGCGGGCGTGTTCCGGCCGACCGCTTTGCGCCGGGCGTTGCCATGCGGGTCGCCGCCGACAGTGTCGCCGTTCGCCCGGCACCCGACCCGGCGCGCTCCATCGACACCGAAGCGCTCCATGGCGAGATCGTCACCGTTTACGAGATGCGTGGCGATGGCTGGGCCTGGGGGCAACTGGAAACCGACGACTATGTCGGTTATCTCCCGGCGGACGCGCTCGGGCCGGCGGGCGCCCAGCCGACGCATCGTGTCGCCGCGTTGCGCAGCTATCGCTATCCGGAGGCGGAACTGAAATGCCCGCCGCTCGGTCTCCTGTCGATGGGGGCGAGGGTGCGCGTCACCGGCCAGGCGACTACGCGCGGGCTCGCGTTTGCGCTTCTGGAAGACGGTTCGGCGATGGTCGCACGTCATCTGGTGCCGCTTGCGCACCGCGCGGCGGACTGGGTCGGCGTTGCGGAAGCGTTTCTCGGCACGCCGTATCTGTGGGGCGGACGCACGTCGCTCGGTCTCGATTGCTCGGCGCTGATCCAGCTCGCTGCCGCCGCGGGCGGCCTGAACATTCCGCGTGATACCGACATGCAGGAACGCGAGGCCGGCGAGCAGCTCGACATCACGGCCGGGCTGCCGGCTCTCGCCCGTGGCGACCTCGTTTTCTGGAAAGGCCACGTCGGCATCGCCCAGGGCGGCGGGACGCTGTTGCATGCCAATGGCCATACCATGTCGGTGGCAAGTGAGCCGCTTGCGCCCGCGGTTGAACGTATCGCGCGCAACGAGTGGGGAACGGTCACGACAGTGCGCAGGCCGGCTTTTTGA
- a CDS encoding response regulator, which translates to MMHAIPHAVFLHVEADTHDASVMSEALKRVTGNVRVRRVSAAETALDLVSGGGEGGPPFDCVISSLCLPGLDGAGLARRLRQRFDVATLPVFGLTRDAPASTPDCDWFDAVFQKASDARGLLPVAAAIVDLWFSQARRFHC; encoded by the coding sequence ATGATGCATGCGATTCCCCACGCGGTCTTCCTTCACGTGGAAGCCGACACACATGATGCTTCCGTGATGAGCGAAGCGCTCAAGCGAGTGACCGGCAACGTCCGGGTCCGTCGGGTGAGCGCCGCGGAGACGGCGCTCGACCTGGTTTCGGGCGGCGGCGAAGGCGGCCCTCCGTTCGATTGCGTGATTTCGTCGCTGTGCCTTCCCGGTCTCGATGGAGCCGGGCTTGCCCGACGTTTGCGCCAGCGCTTCGATGTGGCGACCCTTCCGGTCTTCGGATTGACGCGCGATGCCCCGGCCTCGACCCCGGATTGCGACTGGTTCGATGCCGTGTTCCAGAAGGCGAGCGACGCGCGCGGCCTTCTTCCCGTCGCGGCGGCGATCGTTGATCTCTGGTTTTCCCAGGCCCGTCGCTTTCACTGCTGA
- a CDS encoding glyoxylate/hydroxypyruvate reductase A: protein MALLVAVKGWDTQTWVARLKARFPDRDIRSWPDAIGNPADIRYALTWKAPAKVLAACPNLEVVFSLGAGVDHLLGQAGLPDVPMVRVVDPDLTARMSEWIALQVLLHHRQHLAYAAQQRTRVWRELEQPSARDLRVGVLGLGVLGADAADVLTRLGFKVSGWSRSKKTLEGIDCFAGAAEFDTFLARTDVLVNLLPLTAETRGLVNKSVLEKLARDGVLGGPVFINAGRGGSHVEADLIAALEDGTLKAASLDVFETEPLAEKSPLWACENAIITPHVAADSDPEAISDYVAEQIRRFETDGTLDNRVDPARGY, encoded by the coding sequence ATGGCGCTGCTCGTTGCGGTGAAGGGATGGGACACGCAGACGTGGGTCGCACGGTTGAAGGCGCGTTTCCCGGATCGCGACATCCGCAGCTGGCCGGACGCCATCGGCAACCCCGCCGATATCCGCTATGCGCTCACGTGGAAGGCGCCAGCGAAGGTTCTCGCTGCCTGCCCCAATCTGGAGGTGGTGTTCTCGCTCGGTGCGGGCGTCGACCACCTGCTTGGCCAGGCCGGCCTTCCGGACGTGCCGATGGTGCGGGTCGTCGATCCCGATCTGACGGCGCGCATGAGCGAGTGGATCGCGCTGCAGGTTCTTCTGCATCACCGCCAGCATCTCGCCTACGCCGCCCAGCAGCGCACCCGCGTCTGGCGTGAACTTGAGCAACCGAGCGCGCGCGACCTGCGGGTCGGGGTCCTGGGGCTCGGCGTGCTCGGTGCCGACGCCGCCGACGTTTTGACGCGTCTCGGTTTCAAGGTCTCCGGCTGGTCGCGCTCGAAAAAGACGCTTGAGGGCATCGACTGCTTCGCGGGCGCGGCGGAGTTCGACACCTTCCTGGCGCGCACCGACGTTCTGGTGAACCTGCTGCCGCTGACGGCGGAGACGCGCGGACTTGTGAACAAGAGCGTTTTGGAAAAACTCGCCCGCGACGGGGTTCTCGGCGGACCGGTCTTCATCAACGCCGGCCGGGGCGGCAGTCATGTGGAGGCGGATCTCATTGCCGCTCTGGAAGACGGCACGCTCAAGGCCGCGAGCCTCGATGTGTTCGAGACCGAGCCGCTGGCGGAAAAAAGCCCGCTATGGGCGTGCGAAAACGCGATCATCACCCCGCATGTGGCCGCAGACAGCGATCCGGAAGCAATTTCCGACTATGTGGCGGAGCAAATCCGGCGTTTCGAAACGGATGGTACGCTCGACAATCGCGTCGACCCGGCACGTGGTTACTGA
- a CDS encoding DNA recombination protein RmuC, with protein sequence MESILFSVAGRPVSVVDTLIATALGVAVLLAVALILLARLARARRHAEWRAEDQARELEGRISDLLKVQSEMTGRMQTMAEVFGTRQGDLMRAVNERLDGMSHKLGQSMAEGTRRTHDGLRHLHERLAVIDRAQTTIRELSGQVGALQSVLSNKQTRGAFGQGRMEALIQDALPQGSYSFQATLSSGVRPDCLIHLPGDAPPLVIDAKFPLEAHSDIRRAADAEQLKQARARFRRDIGKHLNDIKDRYLIPGETQDTAFMFVPSESVFAEIHEDFDDLIQRAHRLRVVIVSPSLLMLCVQVVQSLLRDARMREEAHLIQAEVGHLVEDIDRLEKRVHKLQDHFGQANRDIDQILISTDKIGKRGRGIGDLDLAPGQDQASERAPASDPSPRPAENGAGAPSPFARRSDGL encoded by the coding sequence ATGGAATCGATTCTGTTTTCCGTCGCCGGACGCCCGGTCTCCGTCGTCGACACACTGATCGCGACAGCACTCGGCGTTGCCGTCTTGCTCGCGGTGGCGCTGATCCTGCTTGCGCGGCTTGCCCGTGCGCGTCGTCACGCGGAATGGCGGGCGGAAGACCAGGCCCGCGAACTGGAAGGGCGGATCTCCGACCTGCTCAAGGTCCAGTCGGAAATGACCGGCCGGATGCAGACCATGGCGGAGGTCTTCGGCACGCGTCAGGGCGACCTGATGCGTGCGGTGAACGAGCGCCTCGACGGCATGAGCCACAAGCTCGGCCAGTCGATGGCGGAGGGAACGCGGCGCACCCACGACGGCCTGCGCCATCTGCACGAGCGCCTCGCCGTCATCGACCGGGCACAGACCACCATCCGCGAATTGAGCGGCCAGGTCGGCGCGCTGCAATCGGTCCTGTCCAACAAGCAGACGCGCGGCGCGTTCGGTCAGGGGCGGATGGAAGCATTGATCCAGGATGCGCTGCCGCAGGGGAGCTACAGCTTTCAGGCGACGCTGTCCTCGGGCGTGCGCCCCGACTGCCTGATCCATCTGCCGGGCGATGCTCCGCCGCTTGTCATCGATGCCAAGTTTCCACTGGAGGCGCACAGCGACATCCGCCGCGCGGCGGATGCGGAGCAGTTGAAACAGGCGCGCGCCCGCTTTCGCCGCGATATCGGCAAACATCTCAACGACATCAAGGACCGCTACCTGATCCCCGGCGAAACCCAGGACACCGCCTTCATGTTCGTGCCGTCGGAAAGCGTGTTCGCGGAAATCCACGAGGACTTCGACGATCTGATCCAGCGTGCACACCGGCTGCGTGTTGTCATCGTCTCGCCGTCGCTGCTGATGCTGTGCGTCCAGGTGGTGCAATCGCTGCTGCGCGATGCCCGCATGCGCGAGGAGGCGCATCTGATCCAGGCCGAGGTCGGCCATCTGGTGGAGGATATCGACCGTCTGGAAAAGCGGGTTCACAAGCTTCAGGACCACTTCGGCCAGGCAAACCGCGACATCGACCAGATCCTGATTTCCACCGACAAGATCGGCAAGCGCGGGCGCGGCATCGGAGATCTGGATCTCGCCCCCGGACAGGACCAGGCGAGCGAGCGAGCACCTGCCTCCGATCCGAGCCCGAGGCCTGCGGAAAACGGCGCCGGAGCGCCCTCCCCTTTCGCCAGACGCTCCGACGGGCTATGA
- the def gene encoding peptide deformylase, whose amino-acid sequence MTKRDILILPEAKLRLLSEPVERVDDAVRQLADDMLETMYSAPGIGLAAIQIGEPKRMLVMDVASEDEDPAPMVVINPEIVWESPELSTYQEGCLSIPEYYEDVERPARIGLRFLDREGAERELEADGLLATCLQHEIDHLNGVLFIDHISKLKRDRVMKKFQKQARLAEKP is encoded by the coding sequence ATGACAAAGCGAGACATTCTCATCCTGCCGGAGGCGAAGCTGCGCCTTTTGAGCGAGCCGGTCGAACGGGTCGACGATGCGGTGCGCCAGCTGGCCGACGACATGCTGGAAACCATGTATTCCGCGCCGGGCATCGGTCTCGCCGCGATCCAGATCGGCGAGCCGAAGCGCATGCTTGTGATGGACGTCGCGAGCGAGGACGAGGATCCCGCGCCGATGGTGGTGATCAATCCCGAAATCGTGTGGGAATCCCCGGAACTGTCGACCTATCAGGAAGGCTGCCTGTCGATCCCCGAGTACTATGAGGACGTGGAGCGGCCGGCGCGCATCGGGTTGCGCTTTCTCGACCGCGAGGGAGCGGAACGCGAGTTGGAGGCAGACGGCCTGCTCGCGACCTGCCTTCAGCACGAGATCGATCACCTGAACGGCGTGCTGTTCATCGATCACATCTCCAAGCTGAAACGGGACCGGGTGATGAAAAAGTTCCAGAAGCAGGCGCGCCTGGCGGAGAAACCTTGA
- a CDS encoding MarC family protein: MDTACFPKVFAALFAIMKPIANLPVFLSPTAEREPGETRKVALTVIAGLVVGATVILLTGDRLLEIFGIGLNDFRLAGGLLILLIALSMLHGGENASHAGTAREKDRHQTRDNPGIYPPTVPILLGPGTISTIIVFKQQAAGEAQDTALVAAVAGIVTLVGLTFLAEPLLGRLLGQTAISIVSRLMGMILAAIAMEMMVTSLRALWPGLAG; encoded by the coding sequence ATGGATACCGCTTGTTTTCCCAAGGTTTTCGCGGCGCTCTTTGCGATCATGAAACCGATCGCCAATTTGCCGGTGTTCCTGTCGCCGACCGCCGAGCGCGAGCCGGGAGAGACGCGCAAGGTGGCGCTCACCGTGATCGCCGGCCTCGTCGTCGGGGCGACGGTGATCCTCCTGACCGGCGACCGGCTGCTGGAGATATTCGGCATCGGCCTGAACGACTTTCGTCTGGCGGGCGGGCTGTTGATCTTGCTGATCGCACTCTCCATGCTGCACGGTGGGGAGAACGCCTCCCATGCAGGAACCGCGCGCGAGAAAGATCGTCACCAGACGCGCGACAACCCCGGCATCTATCCGCCGACCGTACCGATCCTGCTGGGACCAGGTACGATCTCGACGATCATCGTGTTCAAGCAGCAGGCCGCCGGCGAGGCCCAGGACACGGCGCTCGTCGCGGCCGTCGCCGGGATCGTGACGCTTGTCGGCCTGACGTTTCTGGCGGAACCCTTGCTCGGGCGGTTGCTCGGACAAACGGCGATCAGCATCGTCAGCCGCCTCATGGGCATGATCCTGGCGGCCATCGCGATGGAAATGATGGTGACGAGCCTCAGGGCGCTGTGGCCGGGACTTGCCGGCTGA
- the fmt gene encoding methionyl-tRNA formyltransferase, with translation MRIVFMGTPEFSVPTLMEIVGQGHDVVACYTQPPRKAGRGMEERKSAVHQAAETLGIAVRTPVSLKSAEEQARFAELDADVAVVVAYGLLLPQAILDAPRHGCLNLHASLLPRWRGAAPINRAIMAGDRETGIEVMRMEAGLDTGAVCMAERVAIDDAMTAGDLHDRLSALGGDLMVRALSAVRLGALTDTPQAEDGVTYARKLAKSETRIDWTQAARAVHDHIRGLSPFPGAWCEVGIAGEPERVKILRSALAGDANAALPGTLLSADSDGLVVACGEGAVRLLQLQRAGRKPMAADAFLRGAQLRVGDRIA, from the coding sequence TTGCGGATCGTCTTCATGGGCACGCCGGAGTTTTCCGTGCCCACGCTGATGGAGATCGTCGGGCAGGGGCACGATGTGGTCGCCTGTTACACCCAGCCGCCGCGCAAGGCCGGGCGGGGCATGGAGGAGCGCAAGTCCGCCGTCCATCAGGCGGCCGAAACGCTCGGGATCGCGGTGCGCACGCCGGTCTCGCTCAAGTCGGCCGAGGAGCAGGCCCGCTTCGCCGAACTCGATGCGGACGTCGCCGTCGTCGTCGCCTACGGTCTCCTGCTGCCGCAAGCCATTCTCGATGCGCCGCGTCACGGATGCCTGAACCTTCACGCCTCGCTCCTGCCGCGTTGGCGCGGTGCCGCGCCGATCAACCGCGCGATCATGGCCGGCGACCGGGAAACCGGCATCGAGGTCATGCGTATGGAGGCCGGCCTCGACACCGGGGCGGTGTGCATGGCGGAGCGGGTCGCCATCGACGACGCCATGACCGCCGGAGATCTGCATGACCGGCTGTCGGCGCTTGGTGGCGACCTCATGGTGCGGGCGCTTTCGGCGGTCAGGCTCGGTGCGCTGACCGATACGCCGCAGGCCGAAGACGGCGTGACCTATGCCAGAAAACTCGCCAAGTCGGAGACACGCATCGACTGGACGCAGGCAGCGCGCGCCGTGCACGATCACATTCGCGGCCTGTCGCCGTTTCCCGGCGCCTGGTGCGAGGTCGGGATCGCGGGCGAACCCGAACGCGTGAAGATCCTGCGCAGCGCGCTTGCCGGGGATGCGAATGCCGCACTCCCGGGAACGCTGCTGTCGGCCGACAGCGACGGGCTGGTCGTCGCCTGCGGCGAGGGGGCCGTTCGCCTGCTCCAGCTGCAGCGCGCCGGCCGCAAGCCGATGGCCGCCGACGCATTCCTGCGCGGCGCACAGCTTCGCGTCGGCGACAGGATCGCCTAG
- a CDS encoding GNAT family N-acetyltransferase — MTRHPLPEPVIRAVTEADEAEIALLLASAFGQDAEAHLVNELRACGSLILERVSVDPDGTLEGYVAFSRVTGAGAAHRLAISCLAPVAVRPDRQRSGVGTQLIEAALADLRADGEDLVLVLGPPSYYPRFGFDAALAAKVSAPYAGTAFQALALSEAAPAAMPIEVDFATPFQAFD, encoded by the coding sequence ATGACACGTCACCCGCTTCCCGAACCCGTCATCCGCGCCGTCACCGAGGCGGACGAGGCCGAAATCGCCCTGTTGCTCGCCTCGGCGTTCGGTCAGGACGCGGAGGCGCATCTGGTGAACGAGCTGCGCGCCTGCGGCTCGCTGATTCTGGAGCGGGTCTCCGTCGATCCTGACGGCACGCTGGAGGGCTATGTCGCCTTTTCCCGCGTCACCGGCGCGGGAGCGGCGCACCGTCTCGCCATTTCCTGTCTGGCACCTGTCGCGGTGCGGCCCGACCGGCAGAGGAGCGGCGTCGGCACGCAGCTGATCGAGGCGGCGCTCGCCGATCTGCGCGCCGACGGCGAGGATCTCGTGCTGGTGCTCGGGCCTCCGTCCTATTATCCGCGCTTCGGCTTCGACGCGGCGCTTGCGGCCAAGGTGTCCGCGCCCTATGCCGGCACCGCCTTCCAGGCGCTGGCGCTGAGCGAGGCCGCGCCCGCCGCCATGCCCATCGAGGTCGATTTCGCCACGCCGTTCCAGGCCTTCGACTGA
- the truA gene encoding tRNA pseudouridine(38-40) synthase TruA, with protein sequence MPRYKITVDYDGRPFVGWQRQDNGPSVQAVIERAIRAFAGETVSIGGAGRTDSGVHALGQVAHLDLEKDWPAATVLGALNFHCQPDPVALLDCEKMHDGFDARFSAIRRHYRYRIANRVAPLTHDRGLAWHVKKPLDADAMHEAAQVFVGRHDFTTFRHTRCQAKSPWKTLEAFRVRREGEVVIAECSSRSFLHNQVRSMVGTLRLVGDGRWTAEDVAQALAARDREACGPVAPPDGLYLTRVDYRSAEEDRASRAAWLAEAEAEAEETPGG encoded by the coding sequence ATGCCCCGTTACAAGATCACCGTGGACTATGACGGCCGCCCCTTCGTCGGCTGGCAGCGCCAGGACAACGGGCCCTCCGTTCAAGCCGTGATCGAACGGGCGATCAGGGCGTTTGCCGGCGAGACCGTTTCCATCGGCGGGGCGGGGCGCACCGATTCCGGCGTGCATGCGCTCGGTCAGGTGGCGCATCTCGACCTGGAAAAGGACTGGCCGGCGGCGACCGTTCTGGGCGCGCTGAACTTTCATTGCCAGCCCGACCCGGTGGCGCTGCTCGATTGCGAGAAGATGCATGACGGCTTCGATGCGCGGTTTTCGGCGATCCGCCGGCACTATCGCTACCGGATCGCCAATCGCGTCGCGCCGCTCACCCACGACCGCGGGCTCGCCTGGCATGTGAAGAAGCCGCTCGACGCCGACGCCATGCACGAGGCGGCGCAGGTCTTCGTCGGCCGCCATGATTTCACCACCTTCCGCCACACCCGCTGTCAGGCGAAAAGCCCGTGGAAGACGCTGGAGGCCTTCCGCGTGCGGCGCGAGGGCGAGGTTGTGATCGCCGAATGCAGCTCGCGCTCCTTCCTGCACAATCAGGTGCGTTCGATGGTCGGAACGCTTCGCCTGGTCGGGGATGGCCGCTGGACGGCCGAGGATGTGGCACAGGCCCTTGCCGCGCGCGACCGCGAGGCCTGCGGGCCGGTCGCGCCGCCCGACGGGCTCTATCTCACCCGCGTCGATTATCGTTCCGCAGAGGAAGACCGCGCGTCGCGCGCGGCCTGGCTGGCGGAGGCAGAGGCAGAGGCCGAGGAGACGCCCGGAGGCTAA
- a CDS encoding DUF2189 domain-containing protein, whose protein sequence is MTSSDGAAQDDTIERRPDPTRVNPIGFDAIVDALGAGMRDFRKAPRFGLFFGGVYAAGGIIVLLTASAFQMSYLSYPLAIAFGLVGPFVAVGLYEVSRRLESGEPLTWRGVLGVIWAQRRRELAWMAFVVLFVQIMWMYQVRLLLALFLGFQSFSSFSAFVEVLVTTPEGLMFLLIGNIVGAALSVVLFSLTVVSFPMLLDREVDFITAMITSVRSVVTSPGPMIGWALIITVTMLLSMLPVFAGLLVTLPVLGHTTWHLYRRLVPDPETGETAAPEA, encoded by the coding sequence ATGACGAGCAGCGACGGTGCGGCGCAGGACGACACAATCGAACGCCGGCCCGACCCCACACGGGTCAACCCCATCGGCTTCGACGCCATCGTCGACGCGCTTGGCGCGGGAATGCGCGATTTCCGAAAGGCACCGCGCTTCGGCCTGTTCTTCGGCGGCGTCTATGCGGCCGGCGGGATCATCGTGCTGCTGACAGCGTCGGCATTCCAGATGAGCTACCTGAGCTATCCGCTGGCGATTGCCTTCGGGCTTGTCGGCCCCTTCGTCGCCGTCGGTCTCTATGAGGTCAGCCGCCGGCTGGAAAGCGGCGAGCCGCTCACCTGGCGCGGGGTGCTCGGCGTGATCTGGGCGCAGCGCCGGCGCGAGCTGGCCTGGATGGCCTTCGTCGTGCTCTTCGTGCAGATCATGTGGATGTATCAGGTGCGGCTGCTGCTGGCGCTGTTCCTGGGCTTCCAGTCCTTTTCGAGCTTCTCCGCCTTCGTCGAGGTGCTGGTGACGACGCCGGAAGGACTGATGTTCCTGCTGATCGGAAACATCGTGGGAGCCGCGCTCTCCGTCGTGCTGTTTTCCCTGACCGTGGTGTCCTTCCCGATGCTGCTCGACCGGGAGGTCGACTTCATCACCGCCATGATCACCAGCGTGCGTTCGGTTGTCACCAGCCCGGGGCCGATGATCGGCTGGGCGCTCATCATCACGGTGACGATGCTGCTGTCGATGCTGCCGGTCTTCGCCGGGCTTCTGGTGACGCTGCCTGTGCTTGGCCACACCACATGGCATCTCTATCGCCGGCTGGTGCCCGATCCGGAAACCGGCGAGACAGCTGCACCGGAGGCTTAG